CCGTCTGACCTAGCGTTGATGCTAGCACTGCGGTAAGGCCAGCGTTGGGCAGGAGACCTCTAGTGGTCTTTTCCAGCCAAAATCCTCCCGTGAAACTTGCTGTCATTCAGAGATTCGTATTTCTCCATCTCGTAACTCACATCACAGTGAAGTGAATGAAATTCGATGATGGGGAATTTCAAACAGATAGGACACATTCTTCTCACCATAAGATTGTCAGATTTGTTGCAAGAAGTTGCCCTTATGGATGGATAGCAACAATTATACTAGGAAACGCTTAAAATTCAACCAACCAACAACCCCCACCCCTCTGCAACCTCTCTCAGGAACACTCAGCCTGCTTCTGCTCCTAGAGGAGTAGAAGGGAAGACTTCTTGGTAGTAGATTTCTCCCATAAGAGAAGCGCTGACACTGGAAGATCCCTGGACTACATGGACTATGTGACTGAGAGGAGCTGGTTATGCATCCATTAAATACACTTGTTTCTGGCTCAGGTCTATTCTTTCCCCTCCGAGCTGTTGCTCTCTGAGGCCTTAGGAACTCAGATTTGGCACTGCCATAGAAGggggtgctgtgctggcagtgGAATATTCATCTGGGGTGGTTTGATCTCAGTCACTAAGTGATGTTACAGGAAACACTTCTTCAGCAAACTTTCGGTCCTTGAATCTGAATACTTAGAACCTGTTTGGGCAAGACCCTGAGTAACCTTATCTAGTTTCAGAGAAGGCTGTGTTATGTGTGGTAGGGGGTCTGAAGGGTAGAAAGAGCTTTAAAGGTCAGAAATAACTGCTGTTCCCTCTCCCATGtgtctcctttttccttctgtcttcctGCCTCCCTGGTGCTCAGGCCCAGAATGCCATTCAGAGCCTTGAAGGCCTTGAGCAGCTTGAGCAGCTGACAAAGCTGCACCTGCGTGACAACCAGCTTGAGACCCTGGACGGATTCTGTAGTAGCATGAAGTGCCTGCAGTACCTCAATCTACGGTAGGTCCTGCCTGCTTTCTGCCAGTACTAAAGACTCCTCCATCAGGCTGTATTCCCATTTAGGTCTTTCAGATATTCTGGCCCCTCTGGAAGTTGAAGACCTGACGGGAACGGGTTGATCTTTACCATCCTTAACTGGAGTTCAGTGCTCAGCTGTCTAGGAGTATAACAGCCAAGACCATTCCTGGGCTTCTCAGAAAACAATCTCTTCAGTCACTCTTGGACCGCACCTTGCCATAACTCCTCTGGAGCCCTCTCTGTGTGTTCTCTGTGTCCTGGACATGACTGCAAGTGCCCTTTACTTTTCAGCATTTGCCATACAGGCCGATGGCAATATCAGACAATTCAGTGGACTGTTTAAGCACAGAGAAGTCCAGAGGTGTCCCTTTTGTCCctcaggctggggagctgcagacAGATCTGAATCTTAGATCACAGGTCTGTGATCTAAGGTCTATGGTCTGTCATGCTGCTAAGTTTTGCTTTGTGTCTTGTCACCTTACTGTTTCCAAGGGACCTCACTACTTGCATGTGTCTCTTTCCCCTGCCTTCTGtgtttcctcttcttcaggAACAATGGGATCAGTAGCTTTCAGGAGGTGGCAAAACTGCAGGTCCTCCCCATGCTGCAGGCACTGGTGCTGTTGGACAATCCATGCTCTGATGAACCCAATTACCGGCTGGAGGTCCTGGTCCTGCTGCCGCACCTGCAACGCCTTGACAAGGAATTATTTGAGCAAGATGAGCGGGCAGAGGCGAACAAAATCTGTCAGAAGAgacaggaagaaggaaaggtgaGAGCAGCATGGtatggggaggagaaggaagtgaagggaaaaagagagggTCAAACATGCTGATCAAGCCTCTCCTCCTCTAGCTTacatgaggagaaggctgagggaagTCAGTCCCAAGGGCAGAGGAGCCTGAAATGGAGACCAGGCTTCACAACCCTAGTGCCACTCCCAACCCCACTAGCAGAACTGAGAagtgaaaggggaaaagaagtcAGGCATGGAGTCATTTAAcatctccctctttccttcttcaggAAATTGAGGGATCTCTCCAGGGTGATGTGAATGAGTGACCCCTGGTTCTAACACCTGTTCCCAGAGCCAGTCAAGATTTGCTTTCCCCTACATGTGTGGCTATGAAAGTGAgcgctgcaggcagcagagctacCTTCACTTCATTTTGCTCCTGGAGAAAAGAGGAGGGCTACCCACCCTGGTCTTGGAAACTACCCTGAGGTACTGCAGCGTGTTTTGCAGTCACTGTTCTCATATGCTCTACTCTCAGCAGGCCCAAGAGTGAAAAGGAGAGAGTTACATGTTCTATGGCTCGATCTATGGCTCCCAAAAATCCTACAAGATTTTCtgatttgaataaaaataattaatgagcCTGGAGTGACTGGAATTGTTAATCCTGCACATCCCCTCCTATTCCCTGGCTCTCCCACCCTcgtctgtctgtgtctgtctctgtctgtcaGTCTCGCGCTCGCTCGGTCGCTCGCTCTCCATCCTCTACGTGCTGTTTGCAAAGCTTCGCTAAATCCTGACTCATCGCAGCTCTGGGTCACATGCTGCCGGCCCGGCCCCATCAGGGGCGtctccatcctgctgctgccgccgccgccgccggctcAGAGGACACATCATCTCCCCTTGAGGTCCTACATCCTCAGCTCCGTCCTCTATCCTTTCTACCAGCACTTTCTCAGTCTCACCTTCACCCCTGCCCTAGGAAGGTAAGTGTCTCCTTACGGCCAGCACCTCTCTCATCGCATGCAGGTTTCTGCTCCCCACCCTGTGCCCTCCAAACCCCACACGCACTTTGGGGTCCCTGCGGAGTAGGACGGCGGTGAGCGGCATTAACAACTAAACTCCCCTCActtcctccccctgctcctcccaccTCTTTCTCCTCACCCCCGCCCTTCTcacttttctttcatattttaattccaGGTACTCCCTCCTTCCCTACCCGCGGCAAGCATCGTTTCAGATGTGAACCTAGGGAATTGCAGGAGGGAGGCAACCAAGGATAGGCGGTGCTCCCAAGGGCATTGCCGGGAGGTGCTGCAGGATGGAGCTTTAcatgggggaggggggtggtACTGGGGAGGAGGCAAAGCTCAGTTTGGGcgctgctggggaagggaccCAGCCTCGGAGCAGACCAGTCCCCCGGTCTCCCGAGGTGCTGGCATAAACACGGGCGCTCAGCCGGGTCccggggagagggagggagtaGAGGGGGTGTATTTTTATCTGCACAGCCCCACATCACACAGGAgagggggggcagcagggagaggaggtgaCAGTCAAGCAAGCAATAGCTGCATCAGCCACGACACTGCAGCAGTGCGGGCTTCCTGGGAGCAGTGCCCAGCCCGGGGGAATCGCAGCAGCACACGGTACTGGTGGCGGTGGCTTGGGGGGAAGGTCTTTGCCATGCTGGCCTGcctggtggggaggggaaattGCTGCAGCAAGAACTCCGGGGAGACGATGCCCTGGCGACACGCAGTGCCACGAAGCAGTGTCCAGAGGAAGGCACTGCAGCAGTGCCAGTCTCTCAGggtgccctccccagcccctgttCAAGGGAGGCTGCCCAGCCTCCAGCCTGGCACCTCTTTCCGCCTCACTCTGGTCTATGGGCTCCTGGCTATGGCTCCGTCCCAATCCCTTATCCCTGCTTATCCGCCTCTGACCTCCTTTCAGGACAGTGCAGCTGATGCCAGGGATTTCAGGGTGGTTCTTTGCGCTGTTCAAAGGAGGGCAAACACAGGGGGACACGGGGCAGCCACACAAGTGGAGAAAGGGGTGCGAAGgactggagaggagaagagatcAAGTGAGTGATGGGGTGGGGCAGGCAAGACTGGATTTGGGCTTGTCATTTGGCTTCCTTGGAGCTGGCCCAAACAGGGGCAGGTGGATGCAGGGAGAGGGATGTGACCACAGGCAACATGACCACGTAAGCAGAGAGGCACTGCATCTGGCATGGGTCTTGCTGTCAAAGATCACTTTAAGGGGTCCTGTTCCTCTCTCCTGTGTGGAGGCTGTTGGGGTATGGCCAGGACACTGCTGCAAAGGAAGTTCGCAGCTGCACGGGCATGGCTCTGGAGGAAGTTCCCGCGGTGTGTGCCAGATGGCGTGAGGAGCGCCGCCAAAGCGGCTGATGGGGGATCCCAGCCCAGATGGACATGGTGGAGGGCCCTGCGCAGGCTTCAGAGAGCCCTGGTGTTGCTGACTGATACTCCCCAGTACGGGAAGCTCTTGCTGAAACTTCAGAGCACTGCGTTGTCCTCATGCCCGTGTGATTTCCACCAACCCAAGGCAATGGGGTCGAGAGCCAACTCTGGCTTTCCCCAGCCTGCTTCTTAGCTCGCCTTGGTGCTGTGATGTGCTATATctgcagcacccccacccccccactgCACCgccctccccctccctgtgctggCCATACCCCTGCCAGATGCTTACATGCACCATGGCGTGGTACTGACTGGGGCCCTGTGGTTACCCCAGGCTCAGCCTCTGCACTGAGTTTTGTGTGGGACTGGTCCTGCTCAGGGCTGAGTGAATCATctgtgggagctggaggaggaaaacttggtagggctggggctgtgggttGACATGTACCTCGCTGCTGCTCCCTCTCTGGGGGCATGCAGCTACCTGGCATTGCACGGCCCCACGGCTGGGGAAGTAAGAAGGTGGGATGTGGAGGAACGAGATGTTTTGGACCCCCTAATGAGCAAACTTCAGCAAGAGATGCTCCTTCAACCAGCTGTCCTCACCCACCAGCCTGTTTTCCACTTCAGGTTTAACCAGGCGCCCCAAAACGCCAGGTTTTCTCACCCTCCTCTTCCAACAGAGATGCCTCCCAGTCTTATCTGTTTCCCTATTACAGGAGTGGAGCAAAGAATCAGGAGTTGGGCCCAGACCCTCTGTTCAGGCCAGGCCAGATTCCCCCTCCCTTCAGAGCCCTCTCTCCCACATCTGAGGCACTGTGGCCTTCAGCAAGATGGCTCCTCGGGCTGCTGGCCTCCTCCACGCTCTGGTCGCTTCAGCACAGCCTGACCTGGTGGCTTATGGGAGAGACGGGAAGGCTGAGCCAGGCGCTCAGCTGGGGGGACACTGCTGCGGGCCTGTGagagccaggctggggcagctCCCCCCGCTGCAGGCTGGAGAGGGGCTGAGAGTCCCTGCCGGCTGGCTGGCCCCCCgccctgcctggctctgccccaggcagctgccGCGCTCAGCTGGCTCCCTGCCCACCGTGCATggatgcagctgctgcttgctgcctggccctggcccAGGCTGTTCTTGCCTCCCGGCAAGGGGAAGGGAGGCACCGGGAGCTAGTGCCCTGTCCTTGGAGCTGTGGACAGGGGCACCTCCCGGCTGCACCAGCTGatccctccctctctgccacCCGTGGATGCTGTGGCACCCTCCCCATCTCTGCCACCCGGGATTGGATCAGGAGCCCTGAGAAGGGGAAGTGCTCAGCTGTGGCacaggaagagagggagagagagctCCCAGTTTGTCATCTTCAGCAAAGGGACAGAATAAATTCAAATAGATAACCTGGACAAAACATGGGTAGATTCCCACAATGTGGGTTTTAATAGCAATTTCCAAATTACTTTGAGCTTGAGTTTTACCTCCAGCTTATAAAGTCACTCTTTCTTGAGCTCCCTTCTCTCTGTCGGTGTCTTGTCTAGACATTAGAAGGGTGAGCACCACAGCCTGGGACCCCTGAGAGCTGAATATGTCCTCTCCTCTCCACAGACTTACCATGGCAGTCGAGAGGATCCATGCCCGTGAGATCCTGGACTCCCGTGGCAATCCCACTGTTGAGGTGGACCTGTACACACACAAAGGTACGTGGGCGGTGACAAGAGATGGAGGGGAAGTCCTGCCCATCACAGTGGAGCTGGTGCTGCATGGCAGCCTGCCACATTCCACTGAGCTTGGAGGGTCTTCTCCGGTGAACCCCTGAAAGACAGCAAGCCAGGGGAAGAGGCAAAGACCTCTGCTTGCAGCTCTGCTTGTGCGTGTGCTCAGCAGCTCCACACACATGCTGGGCAAATCACGATGAGACAGCTGGCTGCCGTGTATCTGACTTGGGCCATGTGCCTGCTAGTAGCAGTGACAGAAGGTTTCATTAACATAAATATACTTACTTTCTTGTTGTATCCCCGCAATGCCCTGCTGCAGTTATGCTTTTTGTGGGACACAGTACAAGTTTGGAAACACATCCATGGCCAAGCTCATGAGGCAGGGGGAGGTTTGTCCCTGAGATGTCTGTGCAGGCAGGCATGTAAATGCACATGTGTCTCAACTGGACAAGTTGCATCTGCGCTAAGCCCAAAGATAGGTGGGCTGAGGGGTGTGGAGCAGTGAGGGGCCAGAGCAGGCATCCAACCAgtctcttccttctttacagAGGCAGAAACCCAGCCCCACTCTGAGGGGGAGGAAGCCACTGGCGGCTGTGGGTTAGGCTGCCTCTGGAACCAGGAGGAGGGCTGAGGAGCCAGACTTCCACCCTTCATCCATAGTTCTGGGATCAGTGTTGACCTCTGTGTGCCCGAGATCCAGATTTCTCAGTCTGGAAGCCCTGTGTGCATTTATTTCTGCCACCCTGGTGCTCCATCTCTGAGAAGACCAGCATGAGCCGCCAGCCAGCAGGTCCACCGATTTGCACAAGCAGTTACCACATCCTTTCCCACAAAAGCAGGACAGAAGCAGGTACATGAGGGGTTTGCCTCCTTTTCATACCCTGATTGTCTCACACCTGTGTTTTGCCGTTTCCCAGGCATGTTTCGGGCAGCGGTCCCCAGCGGCGCATCCACGGGTATCTATGAGGCACTGGAGCTGCGAGACAATGACAAGTCACGTTTCCTTGGAAAAGGTGGGGAGAtgcctgctctgcaccctgtccctggggctgcctgtgcgTGGGGCTCTGCTGGAGGGTACCATTCATCAGAGAGACCACAGAGGCACAGACCTAGTGTGAAGATCAGGCCTAGATCTTCCCTCACTGTCTCCCTCTCTCAGTCTCTCTATCagtcctctccctccctctttgcgctctcctctttgcctcaccctctctctctctctttctctctttatcTGTCTCTTCCCTTCTTTAGGGGTCCTGCAGGCCGTGGATCATATCAACAGCACTGTCGCCCCAGCTCTCGTGGGCTCTGTAAggatttctctttgctttcccttATCCAGCGCTTACTCTGGTCTGTCTCTGTCCCTTGATCTCTGTTTCTGACTCTCTTCATCTCACTGGGTTAACAGACATAGTGATGCTTTCTGTGAACCTGGGCAcacccctcctgccctccatgCCTGTATGTGTCCACAGTGATCTTTTCTCTGGGCAGAAAGGATTTAACACTATCTGGTCCACTGCAGCATCTGTACCCCCTAACTAGTCCCCTTGATGCTCCCTGTAGagctctctccctctttcagaTGTGCTCCTCCTCAAGCCTTAAACTTCATCCACATGTCTGTGGCCTCACACCTGTTCACCCTGCCCAGCATTCATGTTGTGATGAGCAGTGACAGTGCCATGCAAGGTCTGGCAGGCCCCCAAGCACAGCCTTGTGGTGTGGTGGTGTCACATCTGCAGCCTGTTTACACCTGAAGACCTGGAGCCTGCTCtgaggagagctgggctgaagcCACACGTTACACCCCATGCAGCCCGTGGCGGGGTCTGGCTGAGAGCCCAGCTCACTCCACCCCTGAAAAATACCCAGTCTGGTGGAGGGCTGCCTGTGTTGGGCCTAATCCTGCTCTCTACCTCGCCCCCGGGGATGGCTCCATCCAGTCTACATTCGCTTGCTTGGGGTCGAGCATGTACTGTTGTTCTGCCTAGCTTCTGTGTGGCCACAGCACCACAAAGCTCCCTGGAAGCTGCCAAAAGGCTGGGTAAATCCCCAAGGGAGTCCTGTGTCCCCAGCAATGCATGGCcttggctgagctgctgctgatcCCCTCTCCAGCGTGGGTACCTCTACACTGCACTGCAGCAACATCATTGTGGTTACCTAACGACTATATCCTGAGACACTAATTTCCAGAGCTTTGTGCGTATATGTTCTCCCACAAGCTAAAAAGGTCCCTGTACCCCCAGCTCTCCATCAACACCTTGTTCCTCACACACCAGAGCCAACAGCTcttctcagcctccccttctcagGAGTTGTTTCTTTCTTGCAGGGCCTCTCTGTTGTGGATCAAGAGAAGATAGACAACCTGATGCTTGAGATGGATGGCACAGAGAACAAATGTAACTAATTCCTTTCATTTGGCCTGGGAAGTaaagagcatgggaggctgcaGGGCTAGAGCAGGGGGACACTATCATAGCTGTGGTGAGCCCAAGGCTGGGCTGGTAAGGGAACCCGCTGGGCAGGAGGTTGCTGTCTGTGAAGCCTAACTTCACCTTGGTTTTGCCCACAGCCAAGTTTGGTGCCAATGCTATCCTGGGAGTTTCGCTGGCTGTGTGCAAGGCGGGAGCTGCAGAGAAAGATGTCCCCCTGTACCGGCACATTGCTGACCTGGCTGGCAACTCTGATCTCATCCTCCCTGTGCCAGTAAGACTCTCTTGTCTTCGATACCTACCTTCAGAAACTTCAAAAGAAAGTTTGTAGGGTGTGTTGGGAAGGATATAGGACTGAAACATCAGCTGAGTGCACTGCACTTCTCAAGGAATAAAACCAAGGCCTGAGATTTATCAGGTTTCAATATGGAAAAGAGGGGGATGAGGAAGATACGGCAGAGGTTGTGGTGTGGTTTGACTGAGAATCTCACTCTTAGCACAAGAACCAGAGGGCATCATGTGAATCCTCTGGGACACAGTTCAAAACAAGGGAATGTGGGTCTTCGCACCAGGGGTAGCTGCCCTGTGAAACTCCTTCACAAACGGTATTGTGGGTGCTAACATTTTCTCGGGGTCAAGGAGAAAGatcttggaagagaaattgGTGTAGCATTGCTGGTAAACACATACAGATAAACACAGCACAGATAAACACATATAGCTCAGGAGATCTCTGAGAGGGAAACAGTTGGGAAAGTCCTCTACAACCATTTGCTTTCAGCCACTGTTGGAAGGAAGTCACTGGGCTGTATGTGCCTTTGGTGTGATGCATTGTAGCCGATGTGTTACATTACCCTGTGGGATGTGGCATGAATGAGCATGGTGACTCATCTGCAAGTCTCCTCTAGGTGGTGCCAAGACCAATTCCTTCAGCTCTGATTCTCATGGTCTCTTCCAGGCTTTCAACGTGATCAATGGAGGTTCCCACGCAGGCAACAAACTGGCCATGCAGGAGTTCATGATCCTGCCTGTGGGAGCTGAAAGCTTCCGCGACGCCATGCGCATCGGGGCTGAAGTCTATCACAACCTCAAGAGTGTCATCAAGGAGAAGTATGGCAAAGATGCTACCAATGTGGGTGATGAGGGAGGCTTTGCCCCCAACATCCTGGAAAATAGTGAAGGTGAGAGTCCTGCAGAGATGGGGTACCTCTGCCTGCAATGTTGTGGCTTCCCACACCCAGCTCACAGCATTCCCCAAATGCTGGTCGAAAATATTATGTCTAAGTGTCATTGGCCTCCTGTGTTAAGGAATGGTTTCTAGGCTCCTTCTCCTGGGGGTTGCCTCTGTCTGTCACAACCTCTCCAAACAAACCTTTCATGTGTGCACAGACTTTTCCAAGACCTTCCCCCAGCTTGTTGCTGAGCTGTGGATTGTATTTTAATTCCTCCTTGTCCTTTTGGATATGGCCTCCACAGCTCCTTGGTATGTTTCTGTTGTGCTCTGGGCTCCCTTCTACCTCTCCCACCACACCATCAGGCTCTCAGTGGCTCTCAGGACCCTCCCAGGGGAGGTTCCCACTGAAAGTCGGAGCTTTCTGCACAGGCTGACTCTCATGACTGCAattttcctcctcccagctctggaGCTCCTCAAGGAAGCTATCGACAAGGCGGGCTACACGGACAAGATTGTCATCGGTATGGATGTGGCAGCCTCCGAGTTCTACCGTGATGGCAAATATGACCTGGACTTCAAGTCCCCAGATGACCCAAGCCGCTACATTTCTGCTGATGAGCTGGGCGACCTCTACCAAAGCTTTGTACGTGATTATCCAGGTGagctgctgtgcctggcagTAGGGAACTGGCACTGGTGTTGCATACTTAACAGGTGCATCCCCTCTGTGTTTTTGGGTTGGGAAGGGTGGCATCTTTGACTCACATCTCTTCTGTTGTCCCTTCAGTGGTCTCCATTGAGGATCCCTTTGACCAAGATGACTGGGAGGCCTGGTCCAAGTTTACAGCCAATGTGGGGATTCAGATTGTGGGAGACGACCTGACAGTGACAAACCCCAAGCGCATCGAGCGAGCTGTTGAAGAGAAGGCCTGCAACTGTCTCCTGCTCAAAG
The Phalacrocorax aristotelis chromosome 1, bGulAri2.1, whole genome shotgun sequence DNA segment above includes these coding regions:
- the ENO2 gene encoding gamma-enolase isoform X1, with amino-acid sequence MPVRSWTPVAIPLLRWTCTHTKACFGQRSPAAHPRVSMRHWSCETMTSHVSLEKGLSVVDQEKIDNLMLEMDGTENKSKFGANAILGVSLAVCKAGAAEKDVPLYRHIADLAGNSDLILPVPAFNVINGGSHAGNKLAMQEFMILPVGAESFRDAMRIGAEVYHNLKSVIKEKYGKDATNVGDEGGFAPNILENSEALELLKEAIDKAGYTDKIVIGMDVAASEFYRDGKYDLDFKSPDDPSRYISADELGDLYQSFVRDYPVVSIEDPFDQDDWEAWSKFTANVGIQIVGDDLTVTNPKRIERAVEEKACNCLLLKVNQIGSVTEAIQACKLAQENGWGVMVSHRSGETEDTFIADLVVGLCTGQIKTGAPCRSERLAKYNQLMRIEEELGDEARFAGHNFRNPSVL
- the ENO2 gene encoding gamma-enolase isoform X2; this encodes MAVERIHAREILDSRGNPTVEVDLYTHKGMFRAAVPSGASTGIYEALELRDNDKSRFLGKGVLQAVDHINSTVAPALVGSGLSVVDQEKIDNLMLEMDGTENKSKFGANAILGVSLAVCKAGAAEKDVPLYRHIADLAGNSDLILPVPAFNVINGGSHAGNKLAMQEFMILPVGAESFRDAMRIGAEVYHNLKSVIKEKYGKDATNVGDEGGFAPNILENSEALELLKEAIDKAGYTDKIVIGMDVAASEFYRDGKYDLDFKSPDDPSRYISADELGDLYQSFVRDYPVVSIEDPFDQDDWEAWSKFTANVGIQIVGDDLTVTNPKRIERAVEEKACNCLLLKVNQIGSVTEAIQACKLAQENGWGVMVSHRSGETEDTFIADLVVGLCTGQIKTGAPCRSERLAKYNQLMRIEEELGDEARFAGHNFRNPSVL